The proteins below are encoded in one region of Paenibacillus sp. YYML68:
- a CDS encoding IS4 family transposase: MDKDTLFSAFGKWVAPINPNIIPNWQSTTTLDRYVKKLDTLVFLYIFIEAQLEKRKGLRSIMRKLEHDEEFQKQLGIASISASQLSRKNNQLDPEVLQAILCNLITQLHRDARPISGRIGTVKIIDSSTISVCLQRYKWATFRKTKAGVKLHLRVAFADPDHVYPDKAVVTPARPADRSQMDVLIDESDVTYLMDRGYLDYGKYDSYCERGIRFVSRLKDNAVVEEVEELSVNTDSDIIRDVKVVLGKAHKRMQHPLRMIVTTDGRGNEVRIITNRFDLTAEELGDLYRSRWQIEMFFRWVKQNLKLTCFYGDSENAVMNQIWICLIAYCLLLLMKLELGTSRTSRGRQKKQKDQ, encoded by the coding sequence ATGGACAAGGATACACTATTTTCTGCATTTGGTAAATGGGTTGCACCAATAAATCCAAACATCATCCCGAATTGGCAAAGCACGACTACGCTCGACCGTTATGTGAAAAAGCTCGACACCTTAGTCTTTCTGTACATCTTCATCGAAGCACAGTTAGAGAAGCGAAAGGGTCTTCGTTCCATCATGCGAAAGCTGGAGCACGACGAGGAATTTCAAAAGCAACTCGGCATTGCTTCGATCAGTGCATCCCAGTTGTCCCGTAAAAATAATCAACTGGACCCAGAAGTACTTCAAGCCATCCTTTGTAATCTCATTACACAGTTGCATCGAGATGCTAGGCCGATATCAGGGCGCATCGGAACGGTCAAGATTATAGACTCTTCTACGATCAGCGTTTGCCTACAGCGGTATAAATGGGCGACTTTCCGAAAAACGAAAGCAGGCGTGAAACTGCACCTGCGAGTGGCATTTGCTGACCCCGACCATGTTTATCCGGATAAGGCAGTGGTTACGCCTGCAAGGCCCGCAGACCGCAGCCAAATGGACGTCCTGATCGATGAGTCGGACGTCACGTATCTGATGGACCGCGGGTATCTGGACTACGGCAAATACGACAGTTACTGCGAGCGTGGCATTCGATTCGTATCACGATTAAAGGACAATGCTGTTGTCGAAGAAGTGGAAGAACTTTCGGTGAACACAGATTCAGACATCATCCGCGATGTCAAAGTCGTGCTAGGCAAAGCTCACAAGCGCATGCAGCACCCCCTTCGTATGATCGTCACCACAGACGGTCGCGGTAATGAGGTCCGTATCATTACGAATCGGTTCGACCTGACGGCAGAAGAGCTTGGTGACCTGTATCGTAGCCGCTGGCAGATCGAGATGTTCTTCCGGTGGGTCAAGCAGAACCTGAAGCTAACCTGTTTTTACGGTGACAGCGAGAACGCAGTGATGAATCAGATTTGGATCTGTTTAATTGCATACTGCTTGCTGCTGCTTATGAAGCTAGAACTGGGAACGAGTCGAACTTCGAGAGGGCGACAGAAGAAACAGAAAGACCAGTAA
- a CDS encoding ATP-binding protein → MLSELYVNASIMLAHVFIIHKIYHWLRKAAGWQRWGSAYFGISYGLLGNVLMLFTFDLKDGTMLDLRALAIMLAGKQGGAQGALVCTVLVAAGRLSLQPLDDVSILSALVTLIGGGACACLLRYIRLNGILAWVWMTTLYSTITAIGMTWLIQSNTQHFSVMLQYALVLAIVGSLSFLFIEYLEKTIHALYRLRAISETDSLTGLLNYRGLHIQLRKLLTMPIRLRPAFSMYLIDVKDIRIHNLELGHRQVNYLLECTGQALKHLFPHALILARYQGDKFVLVTDEDEERVRTILDEELSEHSGLEFIYTQLLYPDYGLSEQELLMKLEEQLLARKKVKWKSEEERLTRNEKLKAVGELAAGLAHEIRNPLTAVKGFLQVGMQKGDIAPYYTIILDEINRMSELTNEFLQYSRPQSAQMSRSSLEACVSRAVQLAESSAIHHGHQVQNMSAEHDVEVMADPQKLIQVLLNLMKNGLEAMREPGTLTVRMYPLSEHFVAIEIKDTGMGISSEQMERIFSPFFTTKETGTGLGLSICQKIVQDHRGMIAVDSEEGSGSTFTVTLPVIKRHSSTA, encoded by the coding sequence ATGCTGTCCGAACTTTATGTCAATGCCTCGATCATGCTCGCCCACGTTTTCATCATTCATAAGATCTATCATTGGCTGCGCAAGGCGGCTGGCTGGCAGAGATGGGGATCAGCGTATTTTGGAATCAGCTATGGACTTCTAGGGAATGTATTGATGCTGTTTACCTTCGATCTGAAGGATGGCACGATGCTTGATCTACGTGCACTGGCCATTATGCTGGCCGGTAAGCAAGGCGGAGCGCAGGGTGCTCTAGTCTGCACGGTGCTCGTCGCAGCCGGGCGATTGTCTCTGCAGCCACTGGACGATGTGTCGATCTTAAGTGCGTTGGTCACATTGATCGGGGGTGGGGCATGTGCATGCTTGCTACGCTATATCAGGCTGAACGGAATATTGGCATGGGTATGGATGACAACGCTATATTCAACCATTACAGCGATTGGCATGACTTGGTTGATCCAATCGAACACACAGCACTTTAGCGTGATGCTCCAATATGCACTTGTACTCGCCATTGTGGGCAGCCTAAGCTTCCTGTTCATCGAATATTTGGAGAAGACCATTCACGCGCTGTATCGACTGCGAGCCATTAGCGAGACCGATTCATTGACGGGTCTTCTCAATTATAGAGGGCTTCATATTCAGCTGCGCAAGCTTCTGACAATGCCGATTCGATTACGGCCTGCGTTCTCAATGTACTTAATTGATGTGAAGGATATACGCATACATAATTTGGAGCTGGGCCATCGGCAAGTGAACTATTTGCTGGAATGTACGGGACAAGCTTTGAAGCACTTGTTTCCCCATGCGCTCATACTTGCGAGGTATCAAGGAGACAAGTTCGTGCTCGTGACCGATGAGGATGAGGAGCGTGTCCGTACGATTCTCGATGAGGAGCTGTCCGAGCATAGCGGGTTGGAGTTTATTTATACCCAATTGCTGTATCCTGATTATGGGCTGAGCGAGCAGGAGCTTCTGATGAAGCTCGAGGAACAGCTGCTTGCCCGGAAGAAGGTGAAGTGGAAGAGTGAGGAAGAGAGGCTGACACGTAACGAGAAGCTGAAGGCGGTGGGCGAGCTGGCTGCTGGACTTGCCCATGAGATACGCAATCCGTTAACTGCGGTGAAGGGCTTCTTACAGGTCGGGATGCAGAAGGGGGATATTGCTCCGTACTACACGATTATATTGGATGAAATTAACAGAATGAGCGAGCTGACGAACGAGTTTTTACAATATTCCCGTCCGCAATCGGCGCAGATGTCTCGCTCTAGCCTTGAAGCGTGCGTCAGTCGCGCGGTGCAGTTGGCTGAGTCGTCAGCGATTCATCATGGTCATCAGGTTCAGAATATGTCAGCGGAGCATGATGTTGAGGTAATGGCTGACCCGCAGAAGCTGATCCAAGTGCTGCTGAACTTGATGAAGAACGGACTTGAGGCGATGAGAGAGCCTGGCACCTTAACGGTTCGGATGTATCCGTTGTCTGAGCATTTCGTTGCGATCGAGATTAAGGATACTGGAATGGGCATCTCTTCCGAACAGATGGAGCGCATATTCAGCCCCTTCTTCACGACGAAGGAGACGGGAACCGGACTCGGCTTGTCGATCTGTCAAAAAATAGTGCAGGATCATCGCGGTATGATCGCCGTGGACAGCGAGGAAGGCAGTGGCAGCACATTCACAGTGACACTTCCAGTCATCAAGCGGCACTCATCGACGGCTTGA
- a CDS encoding methyl-accepting chemotaxis protein encodes MKWTISKKLYGGFCIILFFVVLQGITSIYFQSRLVTIYEDLIERRAVIASTMMRVETKAALQTSSLQDYLLTQDESSKQRLLAANRDARMGIGSASLLVHREEDKQKLAKLIDLNKRYLDVTSSVFAISSKQEQLMYANKEVFPIAREMGQLAEEIANGQKELMQQGITDNAARADNIKRILYMSLGITIVVSALLGYFISRSLSRPIIALTHAARAIASGDLRDQDLRIRNKEELGVLASSFREMTEQLRMLIHQVQTTVEQTAASSEELTASAEQSASAAQGIASTIMEVSSGSQSQDKGARECVVAMQEMAIALQRIAESSATVSDIALVTRESVEQSYSSIEQTIDQMEGIQRSVGGAAVEVGHLHKHSQEIGDIVKLISEISNQTNLLALNASIEAARAGEQGRGFAVVANEVKKLAGMTQQSAAQVEELIAHIQQSTEKIVVAIDQSVEDVQVGSTAVQKAGETFAEVRDAMRIAVEQIQEVSASAEQASASSEQMLATVEEVSTIARTIMEETQSVAASTEAQLASMEEISASSEALSQLAADLQQNISRFKVQ; translated from the coding sequence ATGAAGTGGACAATCAGCAAGAAACTGTATGGCGGATTTTGTATTATTCTGTTCTTTGTTGTGTTGCAAGGCATTACTTCGATCTATTTTCAGTCTCGATTGGTAACGATCTATGAAGACCTCATCGAACGTCGTGCCGTCATCGCTAGCACGATGATGCGCGTTGAGACGAAGGCTGCGCTGCAGACAAGCAGTCTCCAGGATTACTTGCTAACCCAGGACGAGAGCTCGAAGCAGAGGCTTCTTGCTGCTAACCGAGACGCGAGAATGGGAATTGGATCGGCATCGTTGTTGGTACATCGTGAGGAAGACAAGCAGAAGCTGGCGAAGCTGATTGATCTGAATAAGAGGTATCTTGACGTGACCAGCTCCGTATTTGCGATCTCCTCCAAGCAAGAGCAGCTGATGTATGCCAATAAGGAAGTGTTCCCGATAGCTAGGGAGATGGGGCAGCTCGCCGAAGAGATCGCCAATGGCCAGAAGGAGCTGATGCAGCAAGGGATAACGGACAATGCTGCGCGTGCCGACAACATCAAACGGATCCTGTATATGTCGCTGGGTATCACCATTGTGGTTTCAGCCTTGCTCGGCTATTTCATCTCACGCAGCTTGTCAAGACCGATCATCGCGTTGACTCACGCGGCAAGAGCGATCGCCTCGGGCGATCTTCGTGACCAAGACCTGCGCATCCGCAATAAGGAGGAGCTCGGTGTGCTGGCTTCTTCGTTCCGCGAGATGACTGAGCAGCTACGCATGCTAATCCACCAGGTGCAGACTACCGTGGAACAGACAGCAGCCAGCTCCGAGGAGCTGACAGCAAGCGCAGAGCAGTCCGCATCGGCTGCTCAAGGGATCGCTAGTACGATCATGGAGGTGAGCAGCGGCAGTCAATCGCAGGATAAAGGCGCCCGCGAATGTGTCGTTGCGATGCAGGAGATGGCGATCGCGCTGCAGCGGATCGCGGAGTCGTCGGCAACCGTATCCGACATTGCACTCGTAACCAGAGAGTCGGTTGAGCAGAGTTATAGCTCAATTGAGCAGACGATCGATCAGATGGAAGGCATCCAGCGATCCGTCGGAGGCGCCGCCGTAGAGGTCGGGCATCTACATAAGCATTCTCAAGAAATCGGCGACATTGTGAAGCTGATTAGTGAAATATCGAATCAGACGAACCTGTTGGCGCTGAACGCCTCCATTGAGGCGGCACGTGCAGGCGAGCAGGGCAGAGGCTTTGCCGTTGTAGCGAACGAAGTCAAGAAGCTGGCCGGAATGACCCAGCAGTCTGCTGCCCAGGTAGAGGAACTGATCGCCCACATTCAACAGAGCACCGAGAAGATCGTAGTTGCCATCGATCAGAGTGTGGAGGATGTGCAGGTCGGCAGCACGGCAGTTCAGAAGGCCGGGGAAACGTTCGCAGAGGTAAGAGACGCAATGCGTATAGCCGTTGAGCAAATTCAAGAGGTATCCGCCTCGGCGGAGCAAGCGTCGGCAAGCTCGGAACAAATGCTGGCAACCGTCGAGGAGGTATCGACCATCGCTCGCACGATTATGGAAGAGACGCAGAGTGTCGCCGCTTCCACCGAGGCGCAGCTTGCTTCCATGGAGGAGATTTCAGCGTCTTCCGAAGCGTTAAGTCAGCTCGCAGCTGATCTTCAGCAGAACATAAGCCGATTTAAGGTGCAATAA
- a CDS encoding diguanylate cyclase, which yields MNFKRLQTKIAVMLIVTLALIVGANNWITSFLFQQEYSRVLQQELAVVGNSLLTQLDRLSALGVPLEELTGFEQQCKEIISKYPDVSHAFVIDPNGRILFHSNPVLIGTEAELPYYSQALMMVQETRFDYSMEDELYTAVVLPVQNNSLEPASGAVVVTMRKSVITQKLAAYALVPIVLSFIFVALAFYFIMITLSRWVTKPLRVMSMHMGLVAAGDLRTNADIVTKDEIGQLASSFNHMVTQINDLLRRTAQTAELETQYELERRQREVAEKLQRIVSSVSSSLDVQQVMDRVLQGSRELLPYRHAAVWMLDHGQLLQKSAVSELDSEPNFHQEEVESAFRHMCETGEPHMSPDAKVLWYPLTIEQNRVGLIGLTADEPFTSQQMTAAYSLFSQVSVFIHNASLYKRMQQLATTDSLTGLLNRGTFIELAESALVRSQQESTALSFIMFDIDHFKSVNDRYGHLVGDKVLKGVARKVSELLEHDASARVGRYGGEEFIVMLEYTGLEESSRLAEVIRQAVSELTFTSDSGTLSVTISLGVSTARTDNTMKLKQLLKEADQALYAAKYSGRNKVCMA from the coding sequence ATGAACTTCAAACGTCTACAGACCAAAATTGCCGTCATGCTGATCGTCACCCTAGCGCTCATCGTGGGAGCGAACAATTGGATTACTTCGTTCTTGTTTCAGCAAGAATATAGCCGAGTTCTGCAGCAGGAGCTTGCTGTCGTCGGCAACAGTTTACTTACACAGCTCGACCGACTCTCCGCACTCGGTGTCCCATTGGAGGAATTGACCGGCTTCGAGCAGCAATGCAAGGAGATTATTTCGAAATACCCGGACGTCAGCCATGCTTTCGTCATCGATCCTAATGGACGTATCCTGTTTCACAGCAACCCGGTGCTCATTGGAACGGAGGCGGAGCTGCCCTATTATTCGCAAGCCTTGATGATGGTCCAAGAAACGCGCTTCGATTATTCCATGGAAGACGAGCTGTATACAGCCGTTGTGCTGCCCGTGCAAAACAATAGCCTAGAGCCAGCTTCCGGCGCCGTCGTCGTGACGATGCGTAAGAGCGTCATCACCCAGAAGCTAGCCGCCTACGCGCTCGTTCCGATCGTATTGTCCTTCATATTCGTCGCGCTTGCGTTCTACTTCATCATGATTACGTTATCCAGATGGGTCACGAAGCCGCTGCGGGTTATGTCCATGCATATGGGCCTTGTAGCCGCCGGCGATCTGCGGACGAACGCCGACATCGTAACGAAGGATGAGATCGGCCAGCTTGCTTCCTCCTTCAATCATATGGTAACTCAAATTAACGACTTGCTTAGGCGCACCGCTCAGACGGCTGAGCTGGAAACGCAATACGAGCTGGAGCGTCGCCAACGAGAGGTAGCAGAGAAGCTCCAGCGTATTGTCTCCAGCGTGAGCTCCTCGCTTGATGTACAGCAAGTAATGGATCGCGTCCTGCAGGGGTCACGTGAGCTGCTGCCTTACCGTCACGCAGCTGTCTGGATGCTCGATCACGGGCAGCTGCTACAGAAGTCTGCAGTATCTGAGCTGGACAGCGAGCCTAACTTTCATCAAGAAGAGGTTGAATCTGCGTTCCGACATATGTGCGAAACGGGCGAGCCTCACATGTCACCTGATGCGAAGGTGCTCTGGTATCCGCTGACTATCGAGCAGAACAGAGTCGGACTGATCGGACTGACTGCAGATGAGCCCTTTACGTCGCAGCAGATGACAGCGGCTTACTCTTTATTCAGTCAGGTGAGCGTATTCATTCATAACGCATCCTTGTACAAGCGTATGCAGCAGCTCGCAACAACAGATTCGCTGACCGGCCTCCTGAACCGCGGCACGTTCATTGAGCTCGCTGAGTCGGCACTGGTTCGCTCCCAACAGGAGTCAACAGCTCTGAGCTTCATCATGTTCGACATCGATCATTTCAAGAGCGTGAACGACCGGTACGGGCATCTTGTTGGAGACAAGGTGCTCAAAGGGGTCGCCCGCAAGGTCAGCGAGCTTCTCGAGCACGATGCATCAGCACGGGTCGGACGCTACGGTGGTGAAGAGTTCATCGTAATGCTCGAGTATACCGGCCTGGAGGAGAGCAGCCGACTTGCCGAAGTCATTCGCCAAGCAGTTAGTGAGCTAACGTTCACAAGCGACAGCGGTACTCTAAGCGTTACCATCAGCTTAGGTGTAAGCACCGCCCGCACAGATAACACCATGAAGCTGAAGCAGCTTCTTAAGGAAGCCGATCAAGCGCTGTATGCTGCCAAGTATTCCGGACGCAACAAGGTTTGTATGGCTTAA
- a CDS encoding ABC transporter substrate-binding protein → MYPIRKRHLVLLATLLSLTACATAAPETSSQGPRSVSTAHQEQTSSPAARTYKIVHVMSYHSPWEWTDAQLEGFKASFKNVQVDWKVIQLDAKRISSPDQLEQMGQLVRGEIDAYQPDLIYTSDDEAQRYVAKHYNNTKTPVVFSGVNWEPSTYGFDQASNVTGVLETEHFVDNVKLMKQISPSVRKVAVVFDQAEIWKPVTKRMKAQLAELPPEIDFPIWDTIETFEQFKQRMTDYPNHVDAVALIGIFNFKDENGANVPYQDVLRWTAENSKLPDFSFWKDRAAHGTLSTVTVSGYEQGYEAGILARRVLEDGEKPSSLPMKPTVKGEPIVSLARAKKLNMKLDSTVLLSSKVYNRFIWEP, encoded by the coding sequence ATGTATCCTATTCGCAAAAGACACCTCGTGCTGCTTGCCACTCTGTTATCGTTAACAGCCTGCGCCACAGCCGCTCCCGAGACATCATCTCAAGGGCCACGGTCTGTTTCTACTGCTCACCAAGAGCAGACTAGCAGCCCTGCGGCACGTACCTATAAGATCGTCCATGTCATGAGCTACCACTCTCCATGGGAGTGGACAGACGCGCAGCTGGAAGGGTTCAAGGCATCGTTCAAGAATGTACAAGTCGATTGGAAGGTTATACAGCTTGACGCCAAGCGCATCAGCTCGCCCGATCAGCTAGAGCAGATGGGACAATTGGTGAGAGGCGAGATTGATGCCTATCAGCCGGACCTCATCTACACGAGCGACGATGAAGCCCAGCGGTATGTGGCGAAGCATTACAACAACACGAAGACACCTGTCGTGTTCAGCGGCGTCAATTGGGAGCCTAGCACGTACGGCTTTGACCAGGCGAGCAATGTGACGGGAGTGCTGGAGACTGAGCATTTCGTAGATAACGTGAAGCTGATGAAGCAGATTAGCCCTTCGGTACGTAAGGTCGCTGTCGTTTTCGATCAAGCCGAAATTTGGAAACCGGTTACAAAGCGGATGAAGGCTCAGCTTGCCGAGCTGCCGCCGGAGATCGACTTTCCAATATGGGATACGATTGAGACGTTCGAGCAGTTCAAGCAGAGGATGACGGATTATCCGAATCATGTCGATGCGGTTGCCTTAATCGGAATATTCAACTTCAAGGATGAGAACGGTGCCAACGTGCCGTATCAAGACGTGCTACGATGGACCGCGGAGAACAGTAAGCTGCCTGACTTCAGCTTCTGGAAGGACCGGGCCGCACACGGTACACTTAGTACCGTCACTGTATCAGGCTACGAGCAAGGCTATGAAGCCGGCATATTAGCTCGACGTGTGCTGGAGGACGGAGAGAAGCCGTCCTCTCTGCCTATGAAGCCGACCGTTAAGGGCGAGCCGATCGTCAGTCTTGCCAGAGCCAAGAAGCTGAATATGAAGCTGGACAGCACGGTACTGCTCAGCTCCAAGGTGTACAATCGCTTCATATGGGAGCCTTAA
- a CDS encoding NAD(P)-dependent oxidoreductase has protein sequence MDKPRIIVTGGSGLAGIYILKHFEEQGYEVINLDVKKPIEPIGRTIITDLTDLGQVHNALSPFSSRARRKPVGIVHFAAIPQAYTFPNEVCFRNNVMSTYNVLEAAANLGIDKVVIASSESSYGFCFAADYFEPKYVPIDEDHPQLPEDSYGLSKVVNEVTAEAFHRRTGMQVVSFRLGNILVPESYAKVKARFEHPEDRLRIFWSYIDARDVASACRLAIEKDGLGAQVMNLAADDSSSDQPTKELVAKYLPNVSDIRTPLEGRNSLLSSEKAKRMLGWEAKYKIMEQA, from the coding sequence ATGGATAAGCCAAGAATTATTGTAACCGGCGGGAGTGGCTTGGCCGGCATTTATATTTTGAAGCATTTTGAAGAGCAGGGCTATGAGGTGATCAATCTCGATGTGAAAAAACCGATCGAGCCGATCGGACGCACCATTATTACCGATCTGACTGACCTCGGACAGGTGCATAATGCTTTATCGCCATTCAGCAGCAGAGCGCGCAGGAAGCCGGTCGGCATCGTGCACTTCGCTGCCATCCCACAGGCGTATACGTTCCCGAATGAGGTGTGCTTCCGCAACAACGTCATGTCGACGTACAACGTGCTGGAGGCCGCGGCGAATCTGGGTATCGATAAGGTCGTTATCGCTTCGAGTGAATCGTCGTATGGTTTCTGCTTCGCGGCCGATTACTTCGAGCCGAAGTATGTGCCGATTGACGAGGACCATCCGCAGCTGCCCGAGGATAGCTACGGCTTGTCCAAGGTCGTTAACGAAGTGACAGCGGAAGCGTTCCACCGCCGCACAGGGATGCAGGTCGTCAGCTTCCGACTTGGCAACATTCTGGTGCCGGAGAGCTACGCCAAGGTGAAGGCGCGCTTCGAGCATCCGGAGGACCGTCTGCGCATCTTCTGGTCGTACATTGATGCTAGAGACGTAGCCTCTGCATGTCGTCTTGCTATTGAGAAGGACGGGCTCGGCGCTCAGGTGATGAATTTGGCCGCGGACGACTCCTCGTCGGATCAGCCAACGAAGGAGCTTGTGGCGAAGTACTTGCCGAACGTAAGCGACATTCGCACACCGCTCGAAGGACGCAACTCGCTGCTGTCCAGCGAGAAGGCGAAGCGGATGCTTGGCTGGGAAGCGAAGTACAAGATCATGGAGCAGGCGTAG
- a CDS encoding DUF6602 domain-containing protein, with product MSKTNDDNCKSILHIIDNYEKLEASIVTQLQMAAQHGVVTGTFREELWLSLFERIIPKKFSIARSVFIIDSLGNFSKEVDLAIFDEQYTPYIFNYGVMKFIPIEAVAVVVQCKGKDLKGLYKWTNSIELLRTSMMSIARQFYSVSTGELGCDQLGESGKPITQTSTRPIKILCTTEHRASATPYFDLTISPQKDATKLQIQWNDESRLLSDWLDSLNHAGFNPQDPESGYQYSKIVMPGASSLKTTTPLSLSHYKVIRRVSIEKEPPRDVSLLSLTFQLNQLLMLINNPMMFPHYAYVRMFNRMLGSEEELAPIAANPKHSLKPCKVRASAGIRARAVRSHI from the coding sequence ATGAGTAAGACGAATGACGATAATTGCAAAAGCATTCTACATATCATCGATAACTACGAGAAACTGGAAGCCAGTATCGTCACTCAATTACAGATGGCAGCGCAGCATGGAGTCGTTACAGGTACTTTCCGAGAAGAGCTGTGGCTCTCCCTCTTTGAACGCATTATTCCGAAGAAGTTCTCGATTGCTCGATCCGTATTTATCATTGACTCTCTTGGGAATTTTTCCAAAGAAGTAGATCTCGCGATATTCGACGAACAGTATACGCCATATATCTTCAATTACGGGGTGATGAAGTTCATTCCGATTGAAGCGGTAGCTGTGGTGGTGCAGTGTAAGGGAAAAGATTTAAAGGGGTTATACAAATGGACGAACAGCATTGAATTATTACGTACGTCAATGATGTCGATAGCACGTCAATTTTATTCGGTGTCTACAGGTGAATTGGGATGCGATCAATTGGGGGAGTCTGGAAAACCAATTACACAGACATCTACGCGACCGATTAAGATACTATGCACGACAGAACACCGAGCGAGCGCAACCCCTTATTTCGATCTCACGATCAGTCCTCAGAAGGATGCTACTAAATTACAGATCCAATGGAATGACGAATCACGACTGTTATCTGATTGGCTGGATAGTCTGAATCATGCAGGCTTCAACCCGCAAGATCCTGAATCTGGCTACCAGTATTCGAAAATTGTAATGCCTGGAGCCAGTTCCTTAAAAACCACTACACCTCTGTCTCTGAGTCATTATAAGGTCATTCGTAGGGTGAGTATTGAGAAAGAGCCGCCGAGAGATGTATCTCTGCTCTCCTTAACGTTCCAGCTTAATCAGCTGCTGATGCTGATCAACAATCCTATGATGTTCCCGCATTATGCATATGTTAGAATGTTTAACCGAATGCTGGGATCTGAGGAAGAGCTCGCACCAATAGCCGCGAACCCCAAGCACTCATTGAAACCCTGCAAGGTTCGCGCTTCAGCTGGGATCAGGGCTCGCGCTGTTAGAAGTCACATCTGA
- the cmr6 gene encoding type III-B CRISPR module RAMP protein Cmr6 has product MYEYKNQMDELYESRFKLLYSCHEANRSFQLQSDTRLTIGSGTPTVLDTYLTLHHIYGVPYLPGSALKGVTASYCKLARGKHMEDLRPGSTLYNELFGTTTSRGWITFHDAYPLDMCPSHWLDLDVMTPHHQKYNAYTPASNRSAVAPRDDDSPEPVPFLTVRATFQIMVSCEGSGPDTEDRLDLIEQLVKNALIHEGIGGKRNSGYGRFQLVGGTENE; this is encoded by the coding sequence TTGTATGAATACAAAAACCAGATGGACGAGCTATATGAGAGTCGATTCAAGCTGCTGTATTCCTGCCATGAAGCTAACCGAAGCTTCCAGCTCCAGTCGGATACACGATTAACGATAGGTAGCGGTACTCCAACTGTGCTCGATACCTATCTAACCTTGCATCACATCTATGGGGTCCCTTACTTACCAGGCTCCGCTCTGAAAGGTGTGACGGCTTCGTACTGCAAGCTGGCGAGAGGGAAGCATATGGAGGACTTGCGACCTGGAAGCACTCTATATAACGAGTTATTCGGGACAACGACAAGTCGCGGGTGGATCACCTTCCATGATGCGTATCCGCTCGATATGTGTCCGAGTCACTGGTTAGATCTCGATGTCATGACGCCGCATCATCAGAAGTATAACGCTTATACACCTGCGTCTAACCGATCCGCAGTGGCACCGCGTGATGATGACTCGCCTGAACCTGTACCTTTTTTGACGGTACGAGCCACCTTCCAGATCATGGTATCCTGCGAAGGCTCAGGACCTGACACAGAGGATCGATTGGATCTGATCGAGCAGCTTGTGAAGAACGCCTTGATACATGAGGGCATTGGAGGAAAGCGTAATTCCGGCTATGGTCGATTTCAATTAGTGGGAGGGACGGAGAATGAGTAA
- the cmr5 gene encoding type III-B CRISPR module-associated protein Cmr5 produces the protein MKSREHHYSEVAYRAVAKIASKDPGKLEEYKRVCHSFPAYIQTNGLRLAVAYFEKKSSECAYKCYLNDMGEALRVKAQDGTSHPCQPLSTNRLPSNFTAYRRMTMEALKAATWFKRYAEAYHMRAQSSSVVGKEENADESAPLAD, from the coding sequence ATGAAGTCTCGTGAACATCACTATTCCGAGGTCGCCTACCGCGCAGTAGCTAAGATAGCTTCTAAAGATCCCGGTAAGTTAGAAGAATACAAGCGAGTATGTCACAGCTTCCCCGCCTACATCCAGACCAACGGCTTGCGACTCGCAGTTGCCTATTTCGAGAAGAAGTCATCCGAATGTGCGTACAAGTGCTATCTGAACGATATGGGCGAGGCGCTACGTGTTAAGGCACAGGATGGAACGTCTCACCCGTGTCAACCGTTATCCACGAACAGGCTGCCCTCTAACTTTACTGCATATCGTAGAATGACGATGGAGGCGCTGAAGGCTGCCACATGGTTCAAGCGGTACGCCGAAGCTTATCACATGCGAGCCCAATCCAGCTCAGTCGTGGGTAAGGAGGAGAATGCTGATGAATCTGCGCCTCTTGCTGACTAA